A window of Haliscomenobacter hydrossis DSM 1100 contains these coding sequences:
- a CDS encoding S41 family peptidase, which translates to MNRGAVICFCLSLLLVSCETLIFDQEATDNPRENFDYLWRQCHEKYSFFEYKKIDWQAMNAKYAAQIKDKMNSDELFKVLFSMLNELQDGHVNLISPFRQSRFDFDLLGPENIDLRVVRENYLKNDYVITGPFQHNVVGADKKIAYVRYNSFEDRVSPAHVAYILSYYRNTQGLILDIRQNGGGSAANIFKIFNQLVAEKTLLYNSFLKSGPGKDDFAGPQPAYAEPDENRFKYGKKIAVLVDRGTFSAASFFALGAREVDNMIVIGDKTGGGLGLPNGGQLPNGWTYRFSISQTLSPAGENFENGVPPDIQVILTKSDRDRGVDTVIERAIQELK; encoded by the coding sequence ATGAATCGAGGAGCTGTAATTTGCTTTTGTCTCTCATTGTTGTTGGTCTCTTGCGAAACCCTGATTTTTGATCAGGAAGCAACGGACAACCCGCGTGAAAACTTTGACTACTTGTGGCGACAATGCCATGAGAAATATTCTTTTTTTGAGTACAAAAAGATTGATTGGCAAGCCATGAATGCCAAATATGCTGCTCAAATCAAAGACAAAATGAATAGCGATGAGCTGTTTAAAGTACTGTTCTCGATGCTCAATGAGCTACAAGATGGCCATGTCAATTTGATTTCTCCTTTTCGCCAGTCCAGGTTTGATTTTGACTTGTTGGGACCGGAAAACATCGATTTGCGGGTTGTGCGCGAGAACTACCTCAAAAACGATTACGTGATCACTGGCCCTTTTCAGCACAACGTGGTGGGTGCAGATAAAAAGATCGCCTACGTCCGGTATAATTCTTTCGAGGATCGGGTATCTCCGGCACACGTTGCTTATATCCTGAGCTACTACCGCAATACCCAGGGCCTGATTCTGGACATTCGGCAAAATGGAGGTGGAAGTGCTGCGAATATTTTTAAAATCTTCAATCAGCTGGTTGCTGAAAAAACATTGCTGTACAATTCGTTCCTCAAGTCTGGTCCCGGTAAAGACGATTTTGCAGGCCCTCAACCTGCCTATGCCGAACCCGATGAAAACCGCTTTAAATATGGAAAAAAAATTGCGGTGCTCGTTGATCGAGGAACCTTTAGTGCGGCTTCATTTTTTGCACTAGGTGCCCGTGAGGTTGACAACATGATCGTGATTGGCGACAAAACCGGTGGGGGCCTGGGGTTACCCAATGGAGGCCAATTGCCCAACGGTTGGACTTATCGCTTTTCCATTTCTCAAACTTTAAGCCCGGCGGGTGAAAATTTTGAAAATGGGGTGCCTCCGGATATTCAAGTCATTTTGACAAAATCTGATCGCGACCGTGGAGTGGATACCGTAATTGAGCGGGCGATTCAGGAACTGAAATGA
- the pyrE gene encoding orotate phosphoribosyltransferase, translating into MNFATEVAKNLLQIKAIKLSPQKPFTWASGLKSPIYCDNRTLLSYPAIRDLVVEGFIEKAQAFPSFDVVAGVATAGIPHGALLADRLKLPFVYVRAKAKEHGRQNLIEGEIRAGQKVLVVEDLISTGGSSLQAVEALRAEGCTVVGVLAIFSYEFPVATESFKATNCQLETLSNYSVLTQVAIDSAYVSHEDQETLRKWRQDPALWSTQWQN; encoded by the coding sequence ATGAATTTTGCCACTGAAGTAGCTAAAAATTTATTGCAAATAAAGGCAATAAAATTAAGTCCACAAAAACCCTTCACCTGGGCATCTGGACTTAAGTCCCCAATATATTGTGACAATCGAACCTTGCTCTCTTATCCAGCAATCCGGGATTTAGTGGTAGAGGGCTTCATCGAAAAAGCACAAGCATTCCCAAGTTTTGACGTAGTTGCCGGCGTTGCTACTGCGGGAATTCCTCATGGTGCCTTGTTGGCGGACCGCTTAAAACTTCCTTTTGTTTATGTTCGCGCCAAAGCCAAAGAACATGGCCGACAAAACCTCATCGAAGGGGAAATCCGGGCCGGACAGAAAGTCTTGGTGGTAGAAGATTTGATTTCCACTGGAGGAAGTAGTCTTCAAGCGGTAGAAGCATTACGGGCAGAAGGCTGTACGGTGGTGGGTGTGCTGGCCATTTTTTCGTACGAATTTCCAGTCGCCACGGAGTCGTTTAAAGCAACAAACTGCCAATTGGAAACCCTCAGCAACTACAGTGTCCTAACCCAGGTAGCAATTGATTCAGCCTACGTAAGTCACGAAGACCAGGAAACTTTACGCAAGTGGAGACAAGATCCTGCGCTTTGGAGTACCCAATGGCAAAACTGA
- a CDS encoding NUDIX hydrolase, with translation MYKIYINDIPFILSADLALSQRVPGDKDHIIARYNGSPKIFLNYADMLEKGRQLESITIFSEDLEQLRKDFFSNFKLIEAAGGCVFNVENELLVIYRRGSWDLPKGKIDPEETPSQAAVREVEEETGIGEIVLGDFLCHTYHTYRDPKERRILKRTYWYRMQTKQTTLVPQTEEDIEIAEWVVPTSFLERAQLPVYRSIKEVIEKVIEKEG, from the coding sequence ATGTACAAAATCTACATTAACGACATTCCATTCATTTTATCGGCGGATCTGGCTTTGAGTCAACGGGTTCCTGGTGATAAAGATCATATCATTGCACGGTACAATGGTTCTCCAAAAATTTTCCTCAATTATGCCGATATGTTGGAAAAAGGACGACAATTGGAGTCAATCACTATTTTTTCAGAAGACCTAGAACAACTTCGCAAAGATTTTTTCTCCAACTTTAAACTCATTGAGGCCGCAGGTGGTTGCGTTTTTAATGTCGAAAATGAACTTTTGGTCATTTATCGTCGAGGGTCCTGGGATTTGCCCAAGGGTAAAATTGATCCAGAGGAGACCCCTTCTCAAGCAGCAGTTAGGGAAGTGGAGGAAGAAACGGGTATTGGAGAAATTGTTTTAGGTGATTTCTTGTGCCATACCTATCATACTTATCGCGATCCTAAAGAAAGAAGAATTCTCAAAAGGACGTATTGGTACCGGATGCAAACCAAACAAACCACTCTGGTTCCTCAAACGGAAGAAGATATTGAAATTGCCGAATGGGTCGTGCCGACTTCTTTTTTGGAAAGAGCGCAACTTCCGGTTTATCGGAGCATTAAAGAAGTGATTGAAAAGGTAATCGAAAAAGAAGGGTAA
- a CDS encoding T9SS type A sorting domain-containing protein — translation MKQTTFTSWMTKSASMSLLILAAWLLGSNVATAQATNCGCYNVTVTLDANCQFNLTRNLVSDGPCAGAYVRVMDNTPGNGSVIDCAGVWTYGLFDGRDTETTTDDVVICWGKVTAEDKTAPALICPPADITLDCYDVNYVLNERRTIGNVGDDLRSPRPAANATDGRTINNAEGVAGTGDECDLGLNPPGLVDDNYKNLGYAYYKDNCYNCGCRVTLKWTDKVVFYSCTDIEFTRDGYYAKIEREWVATDCNGMRADAYIQDIFFTRPDLDDFVFSIGGPANRPVKGQTGVAAGTPGYDWVVEYQSCTPDKSLILHDDVTPYDLSYFHIGGGVNTRRIYIDKLECNYSVSIKDTEFPICGGKGVKIDRELYVFDWCAGKIVDTFHILIKIGDFQAPTATYAHHAPYVISTGPMDCTAAFPVNVVGIKSAFGVEIKDNCTLANVSVSVYTKDLYVKGILVNEGPESPWCTNPPTTVPATTAKEQCCIAWAKIDYAIMNGQMIGVPVGRHVMKIEAFDGCYNSSTLCFEFEVKDKIAPVMKCDDDLHISLSNANGYVDGYAQVTAADIDEGSWDNCKLAWIAVRRNVPTSCTASFILKGYDSNGNNKIDAAPFDDPKDAPANWKWIVDGKEVVDGIDNNGDGDIFDRGEFFATKGGKIMTPLQDAVDFFCCDLAERVTIELWGADTADNPETENIDESNWNYCWNDVLIEDKVAPTCVAPWDITVDCDEKNLAIIEDKVASAAVFGDVSITTGSDCANLDTVYTVTKNLKCGYGKIVRSWALTKNTVKGPITITCYQTIWVRPIHQYDICFPKDVDSDCKTPIIDTVLTDELSCDILAVNITDKRYDASDDECYKIFRTYTVINWCAYDDRCGDPMAEGSVYVVDRGLWGNYGKAPIYMLVRDRDRDLNEEFWLSKDLTPNNGDDIYVRGDGNYGGYSSLGSSVTISAGLMPFCKPEIYAHPYDYFQDWEYYHSFMYTQIIKVYDEVAPVVTAPRDTFCIREGADCLADVTITVAATDNCTDKVTLETQYLMVAPGQTTNAGSMILYSTPRWVTKDLGNGQFEITVKNLPVGTHDLIVVVRDECGNLSKATRIPFVVADCKGPAPICINGLSTELMPNGTGGGMMAVWASDFVASDIYDCYGQGPETKNGLKLVKKYSINRVGDPVISTQTGIDLDCDDVGAPVLVELHAWDEQGNDDFCITFIEVQDNRSVCPTANPGNTATVAGTIATEGNANLQGATITLSGQASMSATTTATGGYAFVNLTKGNDFTVTPQLDKNHLNGVSTFDLVLIQKHILNVQALNSPYKMIAADVNNSKSITTLDLIALRKLILNIDQSFQNNTSWRFVDAAYNFPNASNPWAASFPEVVNINDLAGNINASFVAVKVGDVNASAAVSSAASVDVRTAGTLDINAADAALKAGQEYSVEFSAADLKSIQGYQFALNLDKSKVELVDIVYGVAKAENFGVFTNEGVITTSWNGEAKQGALFTLVLRAKADAQLSSALSLNRIVSAEAYSASNDQLNVALKFSGAAVANGFELKQNTPNPFNGETMISFNLPKAAAATLTISDVTGRVLKSIRADYAKGFNQVILKATDLNASGVLYYTLEADDFTATKKMIIVE, via the coding sequence ATGAAACAAACGACCTTTACTAGCTGGATGACCAAATCTGCAAGCATGTCCTTGCTGATTCTGGCAGCTTGGCTTTTGGGTTCTAATGTAGCTACTGCGCAAGCAACCAATTGCGGTTGTTACAACGTCACAGTTACCTTAGATGCCAATTGCCAATTCAACCTTACCCGTAACCTCGTATCTGACGGTCCTTGTGCCGGAGCATATGTACGCGTTATGGACAACACTCCAGGCAACGGATCAGTTATCGACTGTGCCGGGGTTTGGACTTATGGCTTGTTTGACGGCAGAGATACGGAAACCACCACAGATGACGTGGTCATCTGCTGGGGTAAAGTAACCGCTGAAGACAAAACCGCACCTGCGCTGATCTGTCCTCCTGCTGACATCACTTTGGATTGCTACGATGTCAACTATGTGTTGAACGAAAGACGCACCATTGGTAACGTAGGTGACGACCTTCGCTCTCCACGTCCTGCTGCGAATGCGACGGACGGTCGCACCATCAACAACGCCGAAGGTGTTGCTGGAACGGGCGATGAGTGTGATTTGGGTTTGAATCCTCCCGGCTTGGTTGATGACAACTACAAAAACCTGGGTTATGCGTATTACAAAGACAACTGCTACAACTGCGGTTGCCGGGTAACTTTGAAGTGGACGGACAAAGTAGTGTTCTACTCTTGTACCGACATTGAGTTTACGCGTGATGGCTACTACGCCAAAATCGAGCGCGAATGGGTCGCTACGGATTGCAACGGCATGCGTGCTGATGCTTACATCCAGGACATCTTCTTCACTCGCCCCGACCTGGATGATTTCGTATTCAGCATTGGTGGTCCTGCTAACCGTCCGGTAAAAGGTCAAACTGGTGTTGCTGCTGGCACTCCTGGCTACGATTGGGTAGTTGAGTACCAGTCTTGTACTCCTGACAAGAGCCTGATCCTGCATGACGATGTTACGCCATACGACCTGAGCTATTTCCACATTGGTGGTGGTGTTAACACCCGTAGAATCTACATCGACAAACTGGAGTGCAACTACTCTGTATCGATCAAAGACACTGAGTTCCCAATTTGTGGCGGCAAAGGGGTGAAGATCGATCGCGAATTGTATGTATTTGACTGGTGTGCCGGTAAAATCGTAGATACGTTCCACATCCTGATCAAAATTGGTGACTTCCAGGCACCTACGGCTACCTATGCACACCATGCACCTTATGTGATCTCCACGGGTCCAATGGATTGCACGGCGGCATTCCCCGTAAATGTTGTGGGTATCAAGAGCGCCTTTGGTGTAGAGATCAAAGACAACTGTACCCTGGCTAACGTCAGTGTAAGTGTATACACCAAAGACCTTTACGTAAAAGGTATTTTGGTTAACGAAGGACCAGAAAGTCCTTGGTGTACCAATCCTCCAACCACTGTACCCGCTACCACGGCTAAAGAACAGTGCTGCATCGCTTGGGCGAAGATAGATTATGCCATCATGAATGGCCAGATGATTGGAGTACCTGTTGGCCGCCACGTGATGAAAATCGAGGCTTTCGACGGTTGCTACAATTCCTCTACCTTGTGCTTCGAGTTCGAAGTGAAGGACAAAATTGCACCAGTGATGAAGTGTGATGATGACCTGCACATCAGCTTGAGCAACGCCAATGGCTATGTTGATGGCTATGCACAGGTAACTGCCGCTGACATCGATGAAGGCTCTTGGGACAACTGTAAGTTGGCTTGGATTGCGGTTCGTCGCAATGTTCCAACTTCTTGCACGGCTAGCTTCATCCTGAAAGGATACGATTCAAACGGCAACAACAAAATTGATGCTGCACCATTTGATGATCCTAAAGATGCACCTGCCAACTGGAAATGGATCGTAGACGGCAAAGAAGTAGTGGATGGTATCGACAACAACGGCGACGGTGACATTTTTGACCGTGGAGAATTCTTTGCCACCAAAGGAGGCAAAATCATGACTCCGCTGCAAGATGCTGTTGATTTCTTCTGCTGCGATTTGGCTGAGCGCGTAACCATCGAATTGTGGGGCGCTGACACTGCGGATAATCCAGAGACTGAGAATATTGACGAAAGCAACTGGAACTACTGCTGGAATGATGTACTGATCGAAGATAAAGTGGCTCCAACTTGTGTGGCTCCATGGGACATCACCGTTGATTGTGATGAGAAAAACCTGGCCATCATCGAGGACAAAGTAGCTTCTGCAGCAGTATTTGGTGACGTAAGCATCACCACGGGTAGCGATTGTGCTAACCTGGATACCGTTTACACCGTGACCAAAAACCTGAAGTGTGGTTATGGCAAAATCGTACGCAGCTGGGCATTGACCAAAAATACGGTTAAAGGCCCCATCACGATCACTTGCTACCAGACCATCTGGGTTCGTCCAATTCACCAATACGACATTTGTTTCCCTAAAGACGTTGATTCTGATTGCAAAACACCAATCATTGATACGGTTCTGACCGACGAATTGTCTTGTGACATCCTGGCGGTGAACATCACCGACAAGCGTTACGATGCTTCTGACGATGAGTGCTACAAAATCTTCCGTACTTACACCGTGATCAACTGGTGTGCTTACGATGACCGTTGTGGTGACCCAATGGCTGAAGGATCTGTTTATGTAGTTGACCGCGGCTTGTGGGGTAACTATGGCAAAGCTCCAATTTACATGTTGGTTCGTGACCGCGATCGTGACCTGAATGAAGAATTCTGGTTGTCGAAAGACCTGACGCCCAACAACGGTGACGACATCTATGTACGTGGTGATGGCAACTACGGTGGTTACTCTTCTTTGGGTAGCAGCGTAACGATTTCTGCTGGCTTGATGCCATTCTGTAAGCCAGAAATTTATGCTCACCCTTACGATTACTTCCAGGATTGGGAGTACTACCACTCTTTCATGTATACCCAGATCATCAAGGTATACGACGAAGTTGCACCAGTAGTAACTGCACCAAGAGATACGTTCTGCATCCGCGAAGGTGCCGATTGTTTGGCTGATGTAACGATCACCGTTGCGGCTACCGACAACTGTACCGATAAAGTGACTTTGGAAACACAGTACTTGATGGTTGCTCCAGGTCAAACGACCAATGCTGGTTCGATGATCCTGTACAGCACTCCACGTTGGGTGACCAAAGATTTGGGCAATGGCCAATTCGAGATCACGGTGAAAAACTTGCCCGTAGGTACCCACGATCTGATCGTAGTGGTACGTGACGAGTGTGGTAACCTCAGCAAAGCAACCCGGATTCCATTTGTGGTGGCAGATTGCAAAGGACCAGCACCAATTTGTATCAATGGCTTGAGCACTGAACTGATGCCTAACGGCACGGGTGGTGGTATGATGGCAGTATGGGCTTCTGATTTCGTAGCTTCGGACATTTACGATTGCTATGGTCAGGGACCAGAAACCAAAAATGGCCTGAAACTGGTTAAGAAGTATTCGATCAACCGCGTTGGTGATCCAGTTATCTCCACCCAAACTGGTATCGATCTGGATTGTGATGACGTTGGTGCTCCAGTATTGGTTGAATTGCACGCTTGGGATGAGCAAGGCAATGACGACTTCTGTATCACTTTCATCGAAGTACAAGACAACCGTTCGGTTTGTCCTACGGCTAACCCAGGCAACACTGCTACGGTAGCAGGTACGATCGCTACGGAAGGCAACGCCAACCTCCAGGGTGCAACCATCACCTTGAGTGGCCAGGCTTCCATGAGCGCAACAACAACTGCAACGGGTGGTTATGCATTCGTTAACCTGACCAAAGGAAACGACTTCACCGTAACACCACAATTGGACAAAAACCACCTCAACGGGGTTTCTACTTTTGACCTGGTATTGATCCAGAAGCACATCCTGAATGTACAGGCTCTGAACAGCCCATACAAAATGATTGCTGCTGACGTCAACAACTCTAAGTCAATCACTACTTTGGACTTGATTGCCCTGCGCAAGTTGATCCTGAACATCGATCAAAGCTTCCAGAACAACACTTCTTGGAGATTCGTTGATGCAGCTTACAATTTCCCAAATGCCAGCAACCCATGGGCGGCTAGCTTCCCAGAAGTTGTGAACATCAACGACTTGGCTGGAAACATCAACGCTAGCTTTGTAGCGGTTAAAGTGGGTGATGTCAACGCAAGTGCTGCAGTAAGTTCTGCTGCTTCTGTTGACGTACGCACTGCTGGTACGCTGGACATCAACGCTGCTGACGCTGCCTTGAAGGCTGGCCAGGAGTACAGTGTAGAATTCTCTGCTGCTGACCTGAAGAGCATTCAGGGTTACCAGTTCGCATTGAACCTGGACAAGAGTAAAGTTGAATTGGTAGACATCGTTTACGGTGTAGCCAAAGCTGAAAACTTCGGAGTATTTACCAACGAAGGAGTGATCACCACTTCCTGGAATGGTGAAGCGAAGCAAGGTGCTTTGTTCACTTTGGTACTTCGTGCCAAAGCTGACGCTCAACTGAGCAGCGCACTGAGCCTGAACCGTATCGTTTCTGCGGAAGCATACAGCGCAAGCAACGACCAACTGAATGTTGCCCTGAAGTTCAGCGGTGCTGCGGTTGCCAATGGTTTTGAACTGAAGCAAAACACGCCTAACCCATTCAACGGGGAGACGATGATCAGCTTCAACTTGCCAAAAGCTGCTGCTGCTACTTTGACCATCAGCGATGTAACAGGCCGGGTACTGAAAAGCATCCGTGCTGACTACGCAAAAGGTTTCAACCAGGTTATCCTCAAGGCTACTGATTTGAACGCTTCTGGTGTGTTGTATTACACCCTCGAAGCTGACGATTTCACTGCTACCAAGAAGATGATTATTGTTGAATAA
- a CDS encoding toxin-antitoxin system YwqK family antitoxin, giving the protein MRHSLLFLTLLCFGLSCQQNDTAVQNTSSEAKTLDQDGQFSMVPIPASSHQLAQKKGSNAELIEEGITDAKGMKNGIWVTYQGEGAYPAKIVSYVNGLYNGPYFEFDGFGRMAVRANYMNNKLHGLLVKFNSGTLAQESSYINGVLDGVYKEFNQKGAVEKEIHYKDGKLDGLFRYYDEDGKVTLEYQYKNGKQQ; this is encoded by the coding sequence ATGAGGCATTCACTTCTTTTTTTAACCCTGCTGTGCTTTGGGTTGTCTTGCCAGCAAAATGATACTGCGGTACAAAATACTTCATCGGAGGCCAAAACGCTCGACCAGGATGGTCAATTCAGTATGGTGCCTATACCCGCTTCCAGCCATCAATTGGCTCAAAAAAAAGGGAGCAACGCTGAACTGATAGAAGAGGGGATTACCGATGCAAAAGGCATGAAAAATGGGATATGGGTAACCTACCAGGGTGAAGGAGCTTATCCTGCAAAAATTGTAAGTTATGTCAATGGACTTTACAATGGCCCCTATTTTGAATTTGATGGATTTGGTCGAATGGCAGTTAGAGCCAATTACATGAACAACAAATTGCATGGCTTATTGGTGAAATTCAATTCCGGAACTTTGGCACAGGAATCATCCTACATAAATGGAGTGCTGGATGGTGTGTACAAGGAATTCAACCAAAAGGGTGCTGTAGAGAAAGAGATTCATTATAAAGATGGCAAGTTAGATGGTCTTTTTCGTTACTATGATGAAGATGGGAAGGTTACACTGGAATACCAGTACAAAAATGGCAAACAGCAATAA
- a CDS encoding helix-turn-helix domain-containing protein: MIPNIAVILTDPNQKIIWVNEDFTSITGYSLGEAIGRIPGKILQGPKTEPAVVERIRKALQLKVPLKEQLVNYRKNGEEYLCKLVIHPVFNRNHELINFIAFEVEGGGNLDDESIPLLNLSEKYRSSSLRAIDEIKLYNQLKKLMEVDKLYLSADLTLKTVADLLDTNTKYLSQVVNHQAGLNFQQFVNFYRVDEAKCKIIKDSLSNLTLYGIALQCGFKNKSTFYKVFKELTGHTPKDFVKSQR; the protein is encoded by the coding sequence ATGATTCCAAATATAGCGGTCATATTGACTGATCCAAACCAAAAGATCATCTGGGTCAATGAAGACTTCACTTCGATCACGGGTTATAGTTTAGGAGAAGCCATTGGTAGGATCCCTGGAAAAATATTGCAAGGGCCCAAAACTGAACCAGCAGTTGTGGAGCGCATTCGGAAAGCGCTACAACTCAAGGTTCCACTGAAAGAACAATTGGTCAACTATCGAAAAAACGGAGAAGAATACTTGTGTAAACTGGTGATACATCCAGTGTTTAACCGCAATCATGAACTCATCAACTTCATTGCATTTGAAGTGGAAGGAGGTGGAAATTTAGATGATGAATCCATTCCGCTATTGAACTTAAGCGAAAAATACCGTTCAAGCAGTTTGCGAGCCATTGACGAAATTAAACTCTACAACCAGCTAAAAAAATTGATGGAAGTGGACAAATTGTACCTGAGTGCTGATCTTACCCTAAAAACGGTAGCTGATCTTTTAGATACCAACACCAAATACTTGTCACAAGTCGTCAACCATCAAGCAGGACTAAACTTTCAACAATTTGTCAATTTTTATCGCGTTGATGAAGCAAAGTGCAAAATCATTAAGGATTCTTTAAGCAATTTAACCCTCTACGGCATCGCCTTGCAATGCGGATTTAAAAACAAATCCACATTTTACAAAGTATTTAAAGAATTGACGGGGCATACGCCTAAAGACTTTGTGAAGTCCCAGCGCTGA
- a CDS encoding N-acetylmuramoyl-L-alanine amidase family protein: MPFFLLILFSYLLTPAAKPFVAPDYLSVVPQAGDGILSILRRYELDKYRCNLDKFCELNKVTLKNNLIKGKKYFLPIQLRTYDGRMIRSSLGIKDYNVALNIQVYNEVMVAKGLKAKSFKSDKVIWLPHHTLNCPEIANKATLESNKAGKPPISENERVDPDFQQTSNPGKRKFPIFGDTYAYTPLLSSRLSGKVYYIDAGHGGIDPGAIGRYAGHDLCEDEYAYDVSLRLCRKLIEHGATTYMITRDPNDGIRGGTILKCDKDEEVWGGQRIKAGHSARLHQRSNIINQLYEQNRKAGIKQQITISIHVDSRQNKQVDLFLYYQSSSELSKKLAQSLHQSIRNKYQIYRKNGRYSGSVTTRDLHMLRECKPIGIYLELGNIRHALDQQRIVLESNREALAKWLFEGLSGQ; encoded by the coding sequence ATGCCTTTTTTTTTACTCATCCTCTTTTCTTACTTATTGACGCCTGCAGCTAAACCTTTCGTTGCACCAGACTACCTAAGTGTTGTTCCGCAAGCAGGCGATGGTATACTTTCCATTCTACGCAGGTATGAGTTGGACAAATACCGCTGCAACCTCGACAAATTTTGCGAACTTAATAAGGTTACCCTAAAAAATAACCTCATCAAAGGGAAGAAGTATTTTTTGCCTATCCAACTGCGTACTTATGATGGCCGAATGATTCGAAGTTCACTGGGCATCAAAGATTATAATGTTGCCCTCAACATCCAGGTCTACAACGAAGTAATGGTTGCGAAAGGGCTAAAAGCCAAGTCTTTTAAAAGTGACAAAGTGATTTGGTTGCCTCATCACACTTTAAATTGCCCTGAAATAGCCAATAAGGCAACCCTGGAGAGCAACAAAGCGGGCAAACCTCCCATTTCAGAAAACGAACGAGTGGATCCCGATTTTCAACAAACCAGCAATCCAGGCAAACGAAAATTCCCCATTTTTGGAGATACTTATGCTTACACGCCTTTACTGAGTTCTCGCCTCAGTGGAAAGGTATATTACATTGATGCCGGGCATGGGGGTATTGACCCCGGAGCCATTGGTCGTTATGCTGGACACGACTTGTGTGAAGACGAATACGCCTATGATGTTTCACTCCGCCTGTGCCGCAAGTTGATTGAACACGGTGCCACGACCTATATGATTACCCGTGACCCCAATGATGGCATTCGGGGAGGAACCATCCTGAAATGTGACAAAGACGAGGAGGTATGGGGCGGACAACGCATCAAAGCCGGCCATTCCGCTCGGCTGCATCAACGCTCTAACATCATCAACCAACTGTATGAACAAAACCGTAAAGCGGGCATCAAACAACAAATTACCATCAGCATCCACGTTGATTCTCGTCAGAACAAACAAGTAGATTTATTCCTGTATTACCAGAGTTCCAGTGAGCTGAGTAAAAAACTGGCGCAGTCTCTGCATCAATCCATTCGAAACAAATACCAGATTTACCGCAAGAACGGACGATACAGTGGTTCGGTTACCACCCGTGACTTGCACATGTTGCGCGAATGCAAACCCATTGGCATTTATCTGGAGTTGGGCAACATTCGTCACGCCCTTGATCAACAACGCATTGTACTGGAAAGCAACCGGGAGGCATTGGCCAAATGGCTGTTTGAAGGCCTTTCCGGGCAATGA
- a CDS encoding heme exporter protein CcmB, translating into MNLFSQIGILLRKELVLELRTGYAISGILLYVLSTVFIVYSAFFQGVNNAMMWVTLFWIIMLFASINAIVKSFVQENGNRQLYYYSLLDPLAVIISKMVYNISLLFLLSLLTWAALAFMVGNQIEEFSAFLLALFLGSVGFSILFTFVAAISSKADNNSTLLAILSFPLVIPILMTLIKLSVGATGMLEDTGVGKDIGILVAIDLVLAGLTLVLYPFLWRD; encoded by the coding sequence ATGAACTTATTTTCGCAAATCGGCATCTTACTTCGCAAAGAGCTTGTCCTAGAATTGAGGACTGGATATGCCATCAGTGGTATTCTCCTTTACGTACTCTCTACGGTGTTCATTGTTTATTCCGCCTTTTTTCAAGGAGTTAATAATGCTATGATGTGGGTTACCTTGTTTTGGATCATTATGCTTTTTGCATCGATCAATGCCATAGTAAAAAGTTTTGTGCAGGAAAATGGGAACAGACAGCTGTATTACTACAGCCTTCTGGATCCCCTAGCGGTGATCATTTCCAAAATGGTCTACAACATTTCCCTGTTGTTTTTGCTCAGCCTGCTCACCTGGGCGGCCTTGGCTTTTATGGTGGGCAACCAGATCGAGGAGTTCAGCGCCTTTTTGTTGGCCCTATTTTTGGGTAGTGTAGGTTTCTCTATATTGTTTACCTTCGTGGCAGCAATTTCTTCTAAAGCTGACAACAACTCAACGCTATTGGCCATTCTGAGTTTTCCCTTGGTAATCCCTATTTTGATGACGTTGATTAAACTTTCGGTAGGTGCTACCGGAATGTTGGAAGATACGGGTGTAGGCAAAGACATCGGCATTTTGGTGGCCATCGATTTGGTGTTGGCCGGATTGACCTTGGTACTGTACCCATTTTTGTGGAGAGATTAA